In one Thermodesulfobium acidiphilum genomic region, the following are encoded:
- a CDS encoding TQO small subunit DoxD yields the protein MQSEKRVSFDNISNLLTPIRLILGWQFFSAFLRRTLNDPEKLDPNSPAYIGHAFNHFLPHALFIKPMIEFLITHVHLLYIFLLTFTIIEGLVGIGLILGLLTRLSALGAALLSFGILLGSGWLGSTCVDEWQIGIAGIGSGIVVMCFGGGQFSIDYLLFRKRTSKILKLLTSGPLDLNSAQIRNIALIFSLVAVSITLFTYQALHNGLYGKLYNLSKVPKIEILSANLYNNGSLKLLIYRVDGPDTYGAFVRQIIVSDDSGNIVETFDPNETSVDSSKIKNFYLNKVEPNKYSLVVPLGAKAEVEFLPNHNIELKKGKYKVELIDISGLKWTKDVNVN from the coding sequence ATGCAATCAGAAAAAAGAGTCTCGTTTGATAATATATCTAATCTTCTCACCCCTATCAGGTTAATTTTAGGTTGGCAATTTTTCAGCGCATTTTTAAGAAGGACGTTAAACGATCCAGAAAAACTCGATCCAAATTCACCAGCATATATAGGACATGCATTCAATCACTTTTTGCCGCATGCGCTGTTTATTAAACCGATGATAGAGTTTTTAATTACCCATGTTCATTTGCTTTACATTTTCTTACTTACCTTTACTATTATTGAAGGTTTGGTAGGTATCGGGTTAATTTTAGGCCTGTTAACAAGGCTGTCTGCTCTCGGAGCAGCTCTATTGTCGTTTGGCATACTCCTGGGTTCTGGCTGGCTGGGTTCAACTTGTGTTGACGAGTGGCAAATAGGCATTGCAGGAATTGGCTCTGGAATAGTTGTTATGTGTTTTGGAGGCGGACAATTTTCTATAGACTACCTTCTCTTCAGAAAAAGAACTTCAAAAATTCTAAAGTTACTTACATCAGGTCCATTAGATTTAAACAGTGCTCAGATAAGAAATATTGCATTAATTTTTAGTCTGGTTGCAGTTTCTATAACTCTTTTTACATATCAAGCGCTGCACAATGGCTTATATGGTAAACTCTACAATCTCTCAAAAGTGCCGAAAATAGAAATCTTAAGCGCAAATTTATACAACAACGGGTCTTTGAAATTGCTTATTTATAGAGTTGATGGGCCAGATACATACGGGGCGTTTGTTAGACAAATTATTGTATCTGATGATTCTGGCAATATCGTTGAAACTTTCGATCCAAATGAAACAAGTGTTGACAGCTCAAAGATTAAAAACTTTTACTTAAATAAAGTAGAGCCCAATAAATATAGTTTAGTAGTACCCCTTGGAGCTAAAGCCGAAGTAGAATTTTTGCCAAATCACAATATAGAGCTTAAAAAGGGAAAATACAAAGTAGAATTGATTGATATAAGCGGTCTAAAGTGGACGAAAGATGTGAACGTAAATTGA
- a CDS encoding Rpn family recombination-promoting nuclease/putative transposase, with the protein MEKKSKFYLIFEHKSGLDKFVLLQILSYMVVTREANLKQNKDLIPIIPIIFYQGKEKWNMSNEFSDQFKSIESDL; encoded by the coding sequence ATGGAAAAAAAGTCTAAATTTTATCTGATATTTGAACATAAATCAGGCTTAGATAAATTTGTACTTCTTCAGATACTAAGCTATATGGTAGTGACACGGGAGGCAAATCTAAAACAAAATAAGGACTTGATACCTATAATTCCTATAATCTTCTATCAAGGAAAAGAGAAGTGGAACATGTCAAATGAGTTTTCAGATCAATTTAAATCAATAGAATCAGATCTTTAA
- a CDS encoding Rpn family recombination-promoting nuclease/putative transposase, whose translation MHMRSSLRWFFQMNLDTRTFIGRFFPKDIRKHIDLDSVKLIDNKKLTKGYKKYQLDLSFDCKFNGKKV comes from the coding sequence ATGCACATGAGAAGTTCTTTAAGATGGTTTTTTCAAATGAATTTGGATACAAGAACTTTTATAGGCAGGTTCTTTCCAAAAGATATTAGAAAACACATTGATTTAGATTCTGTAAAGCTAATAGACAACAAAAAGCTGACAAAGGGATACAAGAAGTATCAGTTAGATCTATCCTTTGATTGCAAGTTCAATGGAAAAAAAGTCTAA
- a CDS encoding nitrate reductase subunit alpha: protein MDNWIEEKKEPCSAEDGYRKRFSYDKVVRSTHGVNCTGSCSWQIFVKEGIITYEIQQNDYPSTQDGLPEYEPRGCPCGASYSWYEYSPHRIKYPMIRRSLYELYKEKRKDLDPVNAWGEIVKSSSLYKKKRGCGSFIRISFDEAVEIISAANIYTIKKYGPDRVVGFSPIPAKSMVSYASGTRYLSLIGGAILSFYDWYCDLPPSSPQMFGDQTDVPKSADWYNSTYLLLWGSNVPQTRRPDAHFFTETRYKGTKTVVISPDFSEACKFADVWLSPKPGSDAALGMAMGHVVLKEFFIDKRSDYFESYCKQFSDMPCLVMLEKEGDFFKPGRFLRSSDLGGREKFDEWKTVIFDKKIGICTPNGSIGFRYQENGKWNLELRDSLTGKEINPELSLIDFRDIDAKVLYPYFGGTKEVIVRKVPAKKIIIDSKEFYVSTVFDLLVAHYGIDRGLGDENVAKSYNDLNCYTPAWQEKITGVKKEIVIKIAREFAENALLTRGKSMIIIGAGVNHYYYTDTIYRAAINLLTMCGCIGQSGGGWAHYVGQEKVRPLAGWSTFAFALDWYRPPRHVNSTSFFYVHTDQYRYETLKVDDLLSPIAKKDAYSSHPFDLNVKAIRLGWLPAAPYLNISPLDISDLAKAKGINISEYISDEVKKGNILFSYQDPEDEKNYPRNMFVWRSNIMGASSKGHEYFIKYLLGAKSGLIEEESDLSDLKEIKVREPVIGKLDLLVTIDFRMSTTCLYSDIVLPSATWYEKEDISTTDMHPFIHPFSQAVDPLWESKTDYEIFKAISKKFSELAKDNLGKRTDTVLSPLLHDTPSELGQPTEVKDWKLGECDILPGKTFPGITQVERDYPNVYKQYTSIGPLVEKLGIGAKGVSWFCSEELNDLRSINSENNGLVSISSARSVCEAIMCLSPETNSSVSFKAWENISKKTGRDHSKVLPPKDYVLRFRDLQIQPRRTITSPCWSGIESKEVPYSANYLNVHELIPWRTLSGRIEIYQDHRWMRDFGENFAIYKAPVNILSTDKIKLDENCITLKFCTAHQKFGIHTTFIDLQIMQNLSRGGPHVWLSEADAKSIGLEDNDWVTLYNRNGTVVARAVLSQRIPSGMVIMYHAQDKIINNPISERTSARGGVHNSLIKILLNPLHMIGGYAQLSYFFNYYGTIGSNRDDFVIVRKLNKVIWTQKREGGDAL from the coding sequence TTGGATAATTGGATAGAAGAGAAAAAAGAACCATGTTCGGCTGAAGATGGCTACAGAAAAAGATTTTCTTATGACAAAGTAGTTAGATCTACACATGGGGTGAACTGCACCGGTTCCTGCAGCTGGCAGATTTTTGTAAAAGAGGGAATCATCACCTATGAAATTCAGCAAAACGATTACCCATCTACCCAGGATGGCCTTCCTGAATACGAGCCCAGAGGATGTCCCTGTGGAGCCAGCTATTCCTGGTATGAATACAGCCCTCACAGGATAAAGTATCCAATGATAAGAAGATCTCTATATGAGCTTTACAAAGAAAAGAGAAAGGATCTTGATCCTGTAAACGCATGGGGGGAGATTGTGAAAAGTTCTTCTCTATATAAAAAAAAGAGGGGCTGTGGCTCTTTTATAAGAATTTCTTTTGATGAGGCGGTTGAGATAATTTCTGCAGCAAACATATATACCATAAAAAAATATGGACCAGATAGGGTAGTCGGCTTTAGTCCTATCCCTGCTAAGTCGATGGTCAGTTATGCATCGGGCACTAGATACCTTTCTTTGATAGGTGGAGCAATATTAAGTTTTTATGACTGGTATTGCGATCTGCCTCCCTCTTCTCCCCAGATGTTTGGGGATCAGACAGACGTTCCAAAGTCGGCAGATTGGTACAATTCTACCTATCTTCTTTTGTGGGGGTCAAACGTTCCTCAAACCAGAAGGCCTGATGCACACTTTTTCACAGAAACCAGGTATAAGGGGACAAAGACTGTGGTTATATCCCCCGATTTCAGTGAAGCGTGTAAATTTGCAGACGTTTGGCTCAGCCCAAAACCAGGAAGTGATGCTGCTTTGGGGATGGCCATGGGACACGTTGTATTAAAAGAATTTTTTATTGACAAAAGAAGCGATTACTTTGAGTCTTATTGCAAGCAGTTTTCAGATATGCCTTGCTTGGTAATGCTTGAAAAGGAAGGTGATTTTTTTAAACCTGGAAGATTTCTTAGATCGAGCGATCTTGGTGGTAGAGAAAAATTTGATGAATGGAAAACTGTTATATTTGATAAAAAGATTGGTATATGTACACCAAATGGCAGTATAGGTTTTAGATACCAGGAAAATGGAAAGTGGAATCTTGAGTTAAGAGATTCTTTAACTGGAAAAGAAATAAATCCAGAGCTTAGCTTGATTGATTTTAGAGATATTGATGCAAAAGTTTTGTACCCATATTTCGGAGGGACTAAAGAAGTAATCGTAAGAAAAGTTCCTGCAAAGAAGATAATCATAGACTCCAAAGAATTTTACGTCTCAACTGTATTTGACTTACTTGTAGCTCACTATGGGATTGATAGAGGATTGGGTGATGAAAACGTTGCAAAGAGCTATAACGATCTCAATTGTTATACCCCAGCGTGGCAGGAGAAGATAACAGGTGTAAAGAAAGAAATTGTAATAAAGATTGCCCGCGAATTTGCAGAGAATGCACTTCTCACAAGAGGAAAGTCAATGATAATAATAGGTGCAGGAGTCAATCACTACTACTATACTGATACTATCTATAGGGCGGCTATAAATCTACTTACAATGTGTGGTTGCATTGGGCAATCTGGCGGTGGTTGGGCCCACTATGTGGGACAAGAGAAAGTCAGGCCGCTTGCAGGCTGGTCAACCTTTGCATTTGCGCTTGACTGGTATAGACCCCCAAGACATGTAAACTCGACCTCCTTTTTCTATGTCCACACTGATCAGTATAGATATGAAACCTTGAAGGTTGATGATTTACTTTCTCCTATCGCTAAAAAGGATGCGTATAGCTCTCACCCATTTGATCTTAATGTAAAGGCCATAAGACTTGGCTGGCTTCCAGCTGCGCCATATTTAAATATAAGTCCTCTGGATATATCGGATCTTGCAAAGGCAAAGGGAATAAACATATCAGAATATATTTCTGATGAAGTTAAAAAGGGAAACATCCTATTTTCCTATCAAGATCCAGAAGATGAGAAAAATTATCCAAGAAATATGTTTGTTTGGAGATCGAATATAATGGGTGCAAGCTCAAAAGGGCACGAGTATTTTATAAAATATCTCTTAGGCGCAAAATCTGGGCTGATAGAAGAGGAGTCAGACTTAAGCGATCTTAAAGAAATAAAAGTAAGAGAACCAGTTATTGGCAAGCTGGATCTATTGGTAACTATCGATTTCAGAATGAGCACGACTTGTCTGTATTCCGATATAGTATTGCCCTCAGCTACGTGGTACGAGAAAGAAGATATAAGCACTACTGATATGCACCCATTTATTCATCCCTTTTCACAGGCGGTAGATCCATTGTGGGAGTCCAAAACTGACTATGAGATCTTCAAGGCGATTTCAAAGAAGTTTTCTGAACTCGCTAAGGACAATTTGGGGAAAAGAACCGATACTGTTCTTTCTCCGCTTTTACACGATACGCCATCTGAATTAGGTCAGCCAACTGAAGTGAAAGATTGGAAATTGGGAGAGTGTGATATCTTACCAGGCAAGACGTTTCCTGGCATCACTCAGGTAGAGAGAGACTATCCCAATGTTTATAAACAGTATACGTCCATTGGACCCCTTGTCGAAAAATTAGGAATTGGCGCAAAAGGGGTGTCCTGGTTTTGCAGTGAAGAACTTAATGACTTAAGATCTATTAATTCAGAAAATAATGGTTTAGTTAGTATCTCTTCAGCAAGGAGCGTTTGTGAAGCAATAATGTGTCTTAGCCCTGAGACAAATTCAAGCGTTTCGTTTAAGGCGTGGGAAAACATTTCGAAAAAGACTGGGAGAGATCATTCAAAAGTTTTGCCACCAAAGGATTATGTTCTAAGATTTAGAGACCTTCAGATCCAGCCAAGGAGAACTATCACCTCACCTTGCTGGAGCGGAATTGAGTCAAAAGAGGTTCCATACAGCGCAAACTATTTAAACGTTCACGAGTTAATTCCATGGCGCACCCTTTCTGGCAGGATAGAGATATACCAGGATCACAGATGGATGAGAGACTTTGGCGAAAATTTTGCAATATATAAAGCGCCAGTTAATATTCTTTCTACCGATAAGATCAAACTTGATGAGAACTGCATAACGTTAAAGTTTTGCACTGCACACCAAAAGTTTGGCATTCATACCACATTTATTGATCTCCAGATTATGCAAAACCTCTCAAGGGGCGGGCCTCACGTATGGTTGAGCGAGGCTGATGCAAAATCAATTGGGTTAGAAGATAATGATTGGGTGACTTTATACAACAGAAATGGGACTGTCGTAGCCAGAGCTGTTCTCTCACAGCGCATACCAAGTGGAATGGTAATTATGTATCACGCTCAGGACAAGATTATAAACAATCCTATCTCGGAGAGGACATCAGCCAGGGGTGGCGTGCATAACAGCTTGATAAAGATATTACTAAATCCTTTGCATATGATCGGTGGATATGCTCAGCTCTCCTATTTCTTTAATTATTATGGCACGATTGGTTCGAATAGGGATGACTTCGTGATTGTGAGAAAACTAAATAAGGTTATCTGGACTCAGAAAAGAGAAGGGGGTGATGCCTTATGA
- the narH gene encoding nitrate reductase subunit beta — protein MKVRAQLAMVLNLDKCIGCHACSVTCKNVWAQRSGLEYAWFNNVETKPGIGFPKNWETQNRYKGGWELSGKNLKLKSGSKLNALLNIFSNPNLPTIEDYSEPFTFDYSYLKNSEEDAFPTLKPVSAITHKEIDIKWGANWEDDLGTTFESRSKDYNFKDIDSSLYSSFENTFMMYLPRLCEHCLNPACVASCPSGAIYKRDEDGIVLIDQNKCRGFRMCVSACPYKKIYYNYKSGKSEKCILCFPRLEVGKPTVCSESCVGRIRYIGVLLYDRDRIKEAAGCDEKELYRSQLSIILDPNDKEVISKAIEDGVPENFLDAAKISPVYKMIKEFKIAFPLHPEFRTLPMVYYIPPLSPIQSGLISESDEDVLPDVSKLRIPAKFLANMLTAGDESLILEALNKLLAIRIYNRNKILYKDNNTDSLEKSNLTVSQAEYLYKLLAIADYSDRFVIPTLHKENYDDNYVKKGIVGFPKNDFGG, from the coding sequence ATGAAGGTAAGGGCACAGCTTGCAATGGTGCTAAATCTTGACAAGTGTATTGGATGCCATGCCTGTTCTGTCACCTGTAAGAACGTCTGGGCACAAAGATCTGGTTTAGAGTATGCATGGTTTAACAATGTTGAAACAAAGCCAGGCATTGGATTTCCAAAAAATTGGGAGACTCAAAATAGATACAAAGGAGGCTGGGAGCTTTCGGGGAAAAATCTTAAGTTAAAGTCTGGATCAAAGCTAAATGCATTGTTAAATATATTCTCAAACCCAAACCTTCCTACAATTGAAGATTATTCAGAGCCCTTTACATTTGACTATTCTTATCTTAAGAATTCCGAAGAAGATGCCTTCCCAACTCTGAAGCCTGTATCAGCTATTACCCATAAAGAGATCGATATAAAGTGGGGAGCTAACTGGGAAGATGACCTTGGTACCACCTTTGAGAGCAGGTCGAAAGACTATAACTTTAAGGATATTGATTCGTCCTTGTATTCATCGTTTGAAAACACATTTATGATGTATTTGCCAAGGCTTTGCGAACACTGTCTTAATCCTGCTTGCGTTGCTTCCTGTCCATCTGGTGCAATTTACAAAAGAGATGAAGACGGCATAGTACTAATTGATCAAAATAAATGCAGGGGATTTAGAATGTGTGTTAGCGCCTGTCCTTATAAGAAGATTTACTATAACTACAAGAGCGGAAAATCTGAGAAGTGTATACTTTGTTTTCCACGTTTGGAAGTAGGAAAGCCTACTGTATGTTCTGAGAGTTGTGTGGGGCGAATTAGATATATCGGCGTTTTATTGTACGATAGGGACAGAATAAAAGAGGCTGCAGGCTGTGATGAAAAAGAACTTTATAGAAGTCAGCTCTCGATAATACTCGATCCAAATGATAAAGAAGTTATATCAAAAGCCATAGAGGACGGCGTGCCAGAAAACTTTTTAGACGCTGCAAAAATTTCGCCTGTTTACAAGATGATAAAGGAATTTAAGATAGCTTTTCCGCTTCATCCCGAGTTTAGGACTCTGCCAATGGTTTATTATATTCCACCACTTTCACCCATACAGTCAGGACTAATCTCAGAATCGGATGAAGACGTTTTGCCCGATGTCTCGAAATTGAGAATCCCTGCAAAATTTTTGGCAAATATGTTAACTGCAGGGGATGAAAGCCTAATACTTGAAGCCTTGAATAAATTGCTGGCAATAAGGATATACAACAGAAATAAGATTCTTTACAAGGACAATAACACAGATTCCCTCGAAAAATCCAATCTTACTGTTAGCCAGGCAGAATATCTGTATAAGCTTCTTGCCATTGCTGATTACTCTGATAGGTTTGTTATACCGACTCTTCACAAGGAAAACTATGATGATAACTATGTGAAAAAGGGCATCGTAGGATTTCCAAAAAATGATTTTGGAGGGTAA
- a CDS encoding MFS transporter, with protein MTGENVLVKGSPSQGLFGATLGFFFGFAAVALFGPTAIKFKDILGLSPQMLGLLVAMPALSGSILRIPFSAWVDSVGGRKPFLTLMVIAIFGLIGLSGLVYFIFKNPSYASQNKILFYYLTLFFGLLSGCGIATFSVGISQVSYWFPQKKQGFALGTYAGIGNLAPGIFSFLLPISLVNLGIINSYFIWLGLLIFGTVLYFILGKDSYYFQMLKMGHSREKAMEFAQSCGQEICPAKSLIDSLKLSAKTLRTWLLVILYFTTFGGFMALTAWFPTYWTQYFKVSLFVAGSLTATYSILTSAIRIFGGVIADKIGGINTSIISLVLMAVGSFGILFIRNIDFCVLSMIIMAVGMGMNNAAVFKLVPRMVSNAVGGASGWVGGLGAFGGFVIPPLLGAFVAKNGLEGYREGFLVFLLLAVFSIVIDIILKNMAKE; from the coding sequence ATGACAGGTGAAAACGTATTAGTTAAGGGTTCACCTAGCCAGGGTCTATTTGGAGCGACGCTTGGATTTTTCTTTGGATTTGCGGCTGTTGCTCTCTTTGGGCCTACAGCTATAAAGTTTAAGGATATTCTTGGACTTTCTCCTCAAATGCTTGGTCTTTTGGTTGCAATGCCAGCTCTTTCGGGGTCAATTCTCAGGATACCTTTTTCTGCCTGGGTTGACTCTGTTGGAGGGAGAAAGCCCTTTTTGACTTTGATGGTTATTGCAATATTTGGACTTATTGGTCTTTCCGGGCTTGTTTACTTTATCTTTAAAAATCCATCTTATGCCAGTCAAAATAAGATTCTGTTTTATTATCTAACACTGTTTTTTGGACTACTAAGTGGCTGCGGGATTGCAACCTTTTCTGTGGGTATATCTCAAGTCTCGTATTGGTTTCCGCAAAAAAAGCAAGGTTTCGCGTTGGGGACTTATGCTGGAATAGGAAACCTGGCTCCAGGAATATTTTCATTTTTGCTACCAATTAGTCTTGTAAATCTCGGGATAATCAATTCATATTTTATATGGCTCGGATTACTAATATTTGGTACAGTACTTTACTTTATATTGGGAAAAGACTCATATTACTTTCAGATGTTAAAAATGGGACACAGTAGAGAAAAGGCAATGGAATTTGCCCAAAGTTGTGGACAGGAGATTTGTCCTGCTAAGAGTTTGATAGATAGTTTGAAATTGTCTGCAAAAACTTTAAGAACCTGGCTACTCGTAATTCTTTACTTTACCACATTTGGTGGTTTTATGGCCTTAACAGCCTGGTTTCCTACTTATTGGACGCAGTACTTTAAGGTAAGCCTCTTTGTAGCAGGGTCACTAACTGCAACATATTCTATACTTACCTCTGCTATAAGGATATTCGGCGGAGTTATTGCAGACAAGATTGGCGGCATAAATACATCTATAATTTCGCTTGTCCTTATGGCAGTGGGTTCTTTTGGAATATTATTTATTAGGAATATTGATTTTTGTGTATTGTCTATGATTATTATGGCAGTAGGTATGGGAATGAACAACGCTGCTGTATTTAAATTGGTACCAAGAATGGTCTCAAACGCAGTAGGAGGTGCTTCTGGATGGGTTGGCGGATTGGGCGCTTTCGGCGGCTTTGTAATACCGCCTTTACTTGGTGCTTTTGTTGCAAAGAATGGTTTAGAGGGTTATCGAGAAGGATTTTTAGTCTTTCTTTTGCTCGCAGTTTTCTCGATCGTTATCGATATAATTTTAAAGAATATGGCTAAAGAGTAA
- the narJ gene encoding nitrate reductase molybdenum cofactor assembly chaperone, with translation MNFSEFMKALSFLFRYPDDMYRLEIEKFEFNAKNLNLYEYLKEFTAYYRGKSTLDLQEYYVDIFDLTPQNSLCMLDHMRLNNSQKGHELVKIKSLYNEFGFSPKNNELPDYIPLFIEFLSCVEKEFALKLLNKYKLAFQNLYSRLFESKSPYYSLFEILLDKEALDELL, from the coding sequence ATGAATTTTTCAGAATTTATGAAGGCACTTTCTTTTCTCTTTAGATATCCAGATGATATGTATAGATTAGAGATCGAAAAATTTGAATTTAATGCAAAAAATCTAAATTTATACGAATATCTCAAAGAATTTACAGCTTATTACAGAGGCAAATCCACCCTGGATTTGCAGGAATATTACGTAGATATCTTTGATCTCACACCCCAAAATTCTCTTTGTATGTTAGATCACATGCGCTTAAACAACTCTCAAAAAGGTCATGAATTGGTTAAGATAAAATCTCTTTACAATGAATTTGGCTTTAGCCCAAAAAATAATGAATTGCCTGACTACATTCCACTATTCATTGAATTCCTTTCTTGTGTAGAAAAAGAATTTGCTTTAAAGCTTTTGAACAAGTATAAATTGGCTTTTCAAAACCTATATTCTAGGCTTTTTGAATCGAAAAGTCCATATTACAGCTTATTTGAGATCCTTTTAGATAAGGAGGCGTTAGATGAGTTACTTTGA
- the narI gene encoding respiratory nitrate reductase subunit gamma, which yields MSYFDYLTFLFYPYVVLSIFVSVSIFRFFYRPYNWKTASSEIFEDKILKVGSNLFHFGILALFFGHLFGLLTPERIFQLVGLSSGVHQMIEIIFGSIFGIITVVGVLLLIFRRLTNQLVLAMSTSMDIFVLLWIFFTLCLGMTCVIYSFLFERDGHLLLYLSQYVKNLLTFRFQAINYLVMIPVIYRVHMFFGFTLFLILPFSRLVHIFSGFALPLYLFRKAQIVIKKI from the coding sequence ATGAGTTACTTTGATTATCTTACTTTTCTCTTTTATCCCTATGTAGTTTTGAGCATATTTGTATCTGTGAGCATATTTAGATTTTTTTATAGGCCTTATAATTGGAAAACAGCCTCAAGCGAGATCTTTGAGGACAAAATATTAAAGGTAGGAAGCAATCTATTTCACTTTGGTATTTTGGCGTTATTTTTTGGGCACCTATTTGGCCTTCTCACTCCTGAGAGAATTTTTCAACTTGTGGGACTATCAAGTGGCGTCCATCAGATGATAGAAATAATTTTTGGATCCATTTTTGGAATTATAACGGTTGTTGGTGTATTGCTATTAATATTTAGAAGGCTTACTAACCAATTAGTTTTAGCAATGTCAACTTCGATGGACATCTTTGTCCTCTTGTGGATCTTTTTTACACTGTGTTTAGGCATGACGTGTGTAATTTATTCTTTTCTATTTGAGAGAGATGGACATCTTTTACTGTATCTATCTCAATATGTAAAAAATCTCTTAACTTTTAGATTTCAGGCAATAAATTATCTTGTAATGATTCCTGTAATTTATAGAGTTCATATGTTTTTTGGTTTTACTTTGTTTTTAATACTACCATTTAGTAGACTTGTTCATATATTTAGTGGTTTTGCACTCCCTCTTTATCTGTTTAGAAAAGCTCAGATAGTTATAAAAAAAATTTAA
- a CDS encoding FprA family A-type flavoprotein — translation MSIKKISEGVWSLRSNDWDRRVFDELISLPYGTTYNAYLVKGSDKCALIDTTDPTKTYELINDLKRLNVRVDYVISNHAEQDHSGSIGDVLNLYPDAMVVTNSKCKDFLIDLLHIDSDKFLVVKEGDKLELGLKTLQFKITPWVHWPETMITFLEEEKILFTCDFFGSHLATSELYVTDESLVYMAAKRYYSEIMMPFRNNVRKNLEIVKSLSPKIIAPSHGPVYQDPKFIVNATEDWISDKVKNLVLIPYVSMHGSTKILVERLVQSLTDLNIEVIQFSLTKTDIGEIAIHMVDAATIVLATPTVLLGPHPAALYATYLVSALKPKTKYFGLIGSYGWGSKVVDIVSNMLSPLKPHIISPVLIKGMPKDEDLKKIDDLAIQISGLHKNL, via the coding sequence ATGTCTATTAAAAAGATTTCAGAAGGCGTTTGGTCTTTGAGGTCTAATGATTGGGATAGAAGGGTCTTCGATGAGCTAATTTCTTTGCCGTATGGAACTACTTATAATGCATATCTTGTGAAAGGAAGCGATAAATGTGCTCTCATTGACACTACAGACCCTACGAAAACGTATGAACTAATAAACGATCTCAAGAGGCTGAACGTGAGAGTGGATTATGTAATCTCGAATCATGCTGAGCAAGATCATAGTGGATCAATTGGTGACGTATTAAATCTCTATCCTGATGCTATGGTTGTAACTAATTCTAAATGCAAGGACTTTCTGATTGACTTATTGCACATAGATAGCGATAAATTTCTGGTAGTAAAAGAGGGCGACAAACTAGAACTTGGTTTAAAAACCTTACAATTTAAGATAACTCCATGGGTGCACTGGCCAGAGACTATGATTACTTTTTTGGAAGAAGAAAAAATACTTTTTACGTGCGACTTTTTTGGTTCACACCTTGCAACAAGTGAACTTTATGTGACTGATGAATCCCTTGTATATATGGCTGCTAAGAGATATTATTCTGAAATCATGATGCCATTTAGAAATAATGTCAGAAAGAACTTGGAGATTGTAAAGAGTCTTTCCCCAAAAATTATTGCTCCAAGTCATGGCCCTGTTTATCAGGATCCAAAATTTATAGTAAACGCAACCGAAGATTGGATATCGGACAAAGTGAAAAATCTTGTTTTGATACCGTATGTTTCTATGCATGGAAGTACTAAAATATTGGTCGAAAGACTTGTCCAAAGCTTGACAGATCTTAATATTGAAGTGATACAATTTAGTTTAACAAAAACTGATATAGGAGAAATAGCTATCCATATGGTTGATGCTGCAACTATTGTGCTTGCAACGCCTACGGTATTGCTGGGGCCTCATCCTGCAGCTTTATATGCTACTTATTTGGTATCTGCCCTGAAACCAAAAACGAAATACTTTGGTTTAATAGGTTCATACGGTTGGGGGTCAAAAGTTGTGGATATTGTTTCAAATATGCTTTCACCACTAAAGCCACATATAATATCCCCTGTCCTTATAAAGGGTATGCCAAAAGATGAAGATCTAAAAAAGATAGATGATTTAGCTATCCAGATAAGTGGATTGCACAAAAACTTATAA
- a CDS encoding ferredoxin has protein sequence MKAYVNETLCIGCGTCEALCPDVFKMDGAVAKVISETCSDCCQSAKESCPVEAIWLE, from the coding sequence ATGAAAGCTTATGTAAACGAAACTCTGTGCATTGGCTGCGGAACCTGTGAAGCGCTTTGTCCCGATGTATTTAAAATGGATGGCGCTGTGGCAAAAGTCATCTCAGAAACCTGTAGTGATTGTTGCCAGAGCGCTAAAGAATCCTGTCCGGTTGAGGCTATATGGTTAGAATAA